The following are from one region of the Marinitoga sp. 38H-ov genome:
- a CDS encoding response regulator, with translation MARILIVDDEDNIRLLLKEELEDIGYEVIEANCAKKALEILSNDQNFDIISLDIEMPEMNGLELAAEIRKKYPNKKIILMTAYSHYKSDMASWAADAYVVKSLDLTEFKDTINRLLQL, from the coding sequence ATGGCAAGGATATTAATTGTTGATGATGAGGATAATATTAGACTTCTTTTAAAAGAAGAATTAGAGGATATTGGTTATGAAGTTATTGAAGCAAATTGTGCCAAGAAAGCTTTGGAAATATTATCAAATGATCAGAATTTTGATATTATTTCTTTAGATATTGAAATGCCTGAAATGAACGGATTGGAATTAGCTGCAGAGATAAGAAAAAAATATCCTAATAAAAAAATTATTTTAATGACCGCATATAGTCATTATAAAAGTGATATGGCATCATGGGCAGCAGATGCTTATGTAGTAAAATCATTGGATTTAACAGAATTTAAAGATACAATAAATAGATTATTGCAATTATAA
- the ileS gene encoding isoleucine--tRNA ligase codes for MDYKDTLNLPNTPFKMKANLKTKEPETLKKWEILNLEHYVRKEREKAPTYILHDGPPYANGHIHLGHALNKVLKDIVIKYKTMQGYNAPYVPGWDTHGLPIEHKVTTDLGEKAKQMSKLEIRKLCEEYALNYVNIQKEEFKRLGVRGDWENPYVTLKPEYEAKVLEILKKMVEDGNVFRNKKPIYWCPSCETALAEAEIEYHDHTSHSIYVKFEMTDDPNTFVVIWTTTPWTLPANVAIAVHPDFDYVKVKVGEENWILAKGLLDNLLKAAEIKEYEIVEEFKGKDLEYKKTKHPFMDRESILVLADYVTLEDGTGCVHTAPGHGAEDYQTGLKYNLPILSPVNHEGIFTDEAGKYKGLHIWKGNKIIINDLKESGHLIAQSDIRHSYPHCWRCKNPVIFRATEQWFISVDKNNLREKALEEIKKVNWVPDWGENRITAMVQDRPDWCISRQRAWGIPIPALYCEDCGETYLDPKVLENVINIVEKEGTNAWYERPVEDFLPEGYKCPKCGGTHFKKEEDILDVWIDSGSSWDAVVNVRKDLNKYPVDLYLEGTDQHRGWFQSSLFLSVAKNGIAPYETVLTHGFIKDKDGKKMSKSLGNVISPFDVIDQYGADILRLWVASSDYRGDIRVSFDILKQQTEVYRKYRNTIRFLLGNTSDFNPETDSVPYEEMEELDKWALMKVHQLIQKVTEAYENYEFFRVHHLINNFCTVEMSSIYLDIIKDRVYTELPKSRLRRSAQTVMYETLVTLTKLMVPLLAFTTEEIYSYLPTKKYETVQLEEWPKVNEKYFDNDLEEKWNKIFQLREDVTKALEEKRREKFIGHPLDAKIIVEPKSEELKEILNSYDPYFIADLFITSQFELGTVEDGYNGEYAKVKVVKAEGEKCERCWKIHPEVGNNEKYPDACPRCASVLEQL; via the coding sequence TTGGATTATAAAGATACGTTAAATTTGCCAAATACGCCTTTTAAAATGAAGGCAAATTTAAAAACAAAAGAACCTGAAACTTTAAAGAAATGGGAAATTTTAAATTTAGAACATTATGTAAGAAAAGAGAGAGAAAAGGCCCCAACATATATATTGCACGATGGACCTCCATATGCAAATGGTCATATTCATTTAGGTCATGCCTTGAATAAAGTATTAAAAGATATAGTAATAAAATATAAAACAATGCAAGGATATAATGCACCATATGTTCCTGGTTGGGATACACATGGTCTTCCTATTGAACACAAAGTTACTACAGATTTAGGCGAAAAAGCAAAACAAATGTCAAAATTAGAAATAAGAAAATTATGTGAAGAATATGCATTAAATTATGTAAATATTCAAAAAGAAGAATTTAAAAGATTAGGCGTTAGAGGTGACTGGGAAAATCCATATGTTACTTTAAAACCTGAATATGAAGCTAAAGTTCTTGAAATATTAAAGAAAATGGTTGAAGATGGAAATGTATTTAGAAATAAGAAACCTATATATTGGTGCCCAAGTTGTGAAACTGCTTTAGCTGAAGCTGAAATAGAATATCATGATCATACATCACATTCAATATATGTAAAATTTGAAATGACTGATGATCCAAATACATTTGTAGTTATTTGGACAACTACACCATGGACTTTACCTGCTAATGTTGCTATAGCAGTTCATCCAGATTTTGACTATGTAAAGGTAAAGGTTGGAGAAGAAAACTGGATTTTAGCAAAAGGATTATTAGATAATTTGTTAAAAGCAGCAGAAATTAAAGAATATGAAATAGTTGAAGAATTTAAAGGTAAAGACTTAGAATACAAAAAGACAAAACATCCTTTCATGGATAGAGAATCAATATTAGTATTAGCAGATTATGTAACACTTGAAGACGGTACAGGTTGTGTTCATACAGCACCTGGACATGGTGCTGAAGATTATCAAACAGGATTAAAATATAATCTACCTATATTATCTCCTGTAAATCATGAAGGTATATTTACAGATGAAGCTGGAAAATATAAGGGATTGCATATTTGGAAAGGTAATAAAATTATAATAAATGATTTAAAAGAATCAGGGCATTTAATTGCTCAATCAGATATAAGACATTCTTATCCTCATTGCTGGAGATGTAAAAATCCTGTTATTTTCAGAGCAACAGAACAATGGTTTATTTCTGTAGACAAAAATAATTTGAGAGAGAAAGCTTTAGAAGAGATAAAAAAAGTAAATTGGGTTCCTGATTGGGGAGAAAATAGAATTACTGCAATGGTTCAAGATAGGCCTGATTGGTGTATTTCTAGACAAAGAGCCTGGGGAATTCCTATTCCAGCATTATATTGTGAAGATTGTGGAGAAACTTATTTAGATCCAAAAGTATTAGAAAATGTTATAAACATTGTCGAAAAAGAAGGAACAAATGCATGGTATGAAAGACCTGTTGAAGATTTCTTACCAGAAGGATATAAATGTCCTAAATGCGGCGGAACTCATTTCAAAAAAGAAGAAGATATATTAGATGTTTGGATTGATTCTGGTTCATCTTGGGATGCTGTAGTTAATGTTAGAAAAGATTTAAATAAATATCCAGTTGATTTATATTTAGAAGGAACTGATCAACATAGAGGATGGTTCCAAAGCTCTTTATTCTTATCTGTAGCTAAAAATGGAATAGCTCCATATGAAACAGTATTAACCCATGGATTTATTAAGGATAAAGATGGAAAGAAAATGTCCAAATCACTAGGAAATGTAATTAGCCCATTTGATGTTATTGACCAATACGGTGCTGATATATTAAGATTATGGGTAGCTTCAAGTGATTATAGAGGTGATATTAGAGTATCATTTGATATATTAAAACAACAAACAGAGGTATATAGAAAATATAGAAATACAATTAGATTCTTATTAGGTAATACATCTGACTTTAATCCTGAAACAGATTCAGTTCCATATGAAGAAATGGAAGAATTAGATAAATGGGCATTAATGAAAGTCCATCAATTAATACAAAAAGTTACAGAAGCATATGAAAATTATGAATTTTTCAGGGTTCATCATTTAATAAACAATTTCTGTACAGTTGAAATGAGTTCAATATATTTAGATATTATAAAAGATAGAGTTTATACCGAATTGCCAAAGTCAAGACTAAGAAGATCTGCACAAACAGTAATGTATGAAACATTAGTTACATTGACAAAATTAATGGTTCCGCTATTAGCTTTTACAACAGAAGAAATATATTCTTATTTACCAACAAAAAAATATGAAACTGTACAATTAGAAGAATGGCCTAAAGTAAATGAAAAATATTTTGATAATGATTTAGAAGAAAAATGGAATAAAATTTTCCAATTAAGAGAAGATGTTACAAAAGCATTAGAAGAAAAACGAAGAGAAAAATTTATAGGTCATCCATTAGATGCTAAAATTATTGTAGAACCCAAATCAGAAGAATTAAAAGAAATTTTAAACTCATATGACCCATATTTCATTGCAGATTTATTTATCACTTCTCAATTTGAATTAGGTACTGTTGAAGATGGTTATAATGGAGAATATGCAAAAGTTAAAGTTGTTAAAGCCGAAGGAGAAAAATGTGAACGATGTTGGAAGATTCATCCGGAAGTTGGTAATAATGAAAAATATCCAGATGCTTGTCCAAGATGTGCAAGTGTATTAGAACAATTATAA